The genomic region CTTTTCGATGCTGATATTTTGCCGCGCCCCTTCGATGCGAGAAATCTCACTCTGTTTGGTTCCCATCCGCTCGGCGACTTCGGCTTGGGACAGCCCAGCCGCTGCCCGTGCTGCAATGAGTTTGCGGGCGAGGTTAAATTCAGGTTCTAGGGCATCGTAAGCGGCCTTATTGTCAGGATCGCTCAGAAACTCTTTTTTCAGGTCAGCCAGTTTGGTCATATTACCTCCTTCGCCCGCTTGCGGGCTGTTTCAAGTGCGGTCTTTGGCGTCTTCTGGGTTTTCTTCAGGAACGCATGAACAACAATCAATCGCTGTCCCGACGCCTTTACGTAAATTGCACGGGCAATCCCGTCCTTGCCACTCATACGGATTTCCCAAAGACCGCCAGCGCCGGACAGGGACCGCACATGCGGCATCCCGACAGTTTCGGGCCCTTGCTCCGTCAGCAGGTC from Sulfitobacter donghicola DSW-25 = KCTC 12864 = JCM 14565 harbors:
- a CDS encoding type II toxin-antitoxin system RelE/ParE family toxin produces the protein MWSVETLDKRVDRELEKLPRDLFARFLRIADLLTEQGPETVGMPHVRSLSGAGGLWEIRMSGKDGIARAIYVKASGQRLIVVHAFLKKTQKTPKTALETARKRAKEVI
- a CDS encoding helix-turn-helix domain-containing protein, translating into MTKLADLKKEFLSDPDNKAAYDALEPEFNLARKLIAARAAAGLSQAEVAERMGTKQSEISRIEGARQNISIEKLARFADAVGAKLDIRLDPV